Proteins encoded within one genomic window of Armatimonadota bacterium:
- the amrS gene encoding AmmeMemoRadiSam system radical SAM enzyme, which produces MAIHEEIKLHKAILYDKLPDNRVRCNVCQRRCNIAEGKMGICLTRINKGGELYSTIYGIVSSAHADPIEKKPVYHYLPGSLSMSFGSFGCNFRCVFCQNWEIAYADGVKIPAVEGRYVSPQKAVDLAKEYRCASISWTYNEPAIWLEYTLDSAKLAKQNGLHTIYVTNGYATPEHLDMIGPYLDVYRVDIKSFDDNFYRKLINIPSVQGILDATKLAKEKWHMHIETVTNIIPTWNDAPENLHAIARWIKENLGELTPWHVTRFFPCAELVDVPPTPLRTLELARDIGLEEGLKFVYIGNIGASGDPNTRCPNCGAVAVSRFGYRARVENVTQDGKCSKCGAELGIVIKA; this is translated from the coding sequence ATGGCCATCCATGAGGAAATCAAACTGCATAAAGCGATTCTTTATGATAAACTGCCAGACAACCGCGTCAGGTGCAATGTCTGCCAGCGCCGCTGCAACATCGCCGAGGGAAAGATGGGCATCTGCTTAACGCGGATTAACAAGGGTGGCGAATTGTATTCTACAATCTACGGCATCGTTTCTTCCGCCCATGCAGACCCCATCGAGAAGAAGCCCGTCTATCACTACCTCCCTGGTAGCCTGAGTATGTCGTTTGGAAGTTTTGGATGCAATTTCCGATGTGTATTTTGTCAAAACTGGGAAATTGCTTATGCTGACGGTGTGAAGATCCCAGCAGTCGAAGGACGCTACGTGAGTCCTCAAAAAGCTGTGGACCTCGCAAAGGAGTATCGGTGCGCAAGTATATCTTGGACATACAATGAGCCAGCAATTTGGCTGGAGTACACTCTTGACTCTGCAAAGTTGGCGAAACAGAATGGCCTTCACACAATATATGTAACCAATGGCTATGCAACCCCCGAACACCTCGACATGATTGGGCCATATCTCGACGTATATCGCGTAGATATAAAAAGCTTCGATGACAATTTCTATCGAAAGCTTATAAATATACCATCTGTGCAAGGGATTCTCGACGCCACAAAGCTAGCAAAAGAGAAATGGCATATGCATATTGAGACTGTGACAAACATAATCCCAACTTGGAATGATGCGCCTGAAAACTTGCATGCAATCGCCCGATGGATAAAAGAAAATCTTGGAGAGCTAACTCCTTGGCATGTGACGCGATTCTTCCCTTGCGCAGAGCTGGTTGACGTCCCTCCTACTCCTCTGAGGACTCTGGAATTAGCACGAGACATTGGCCTCGAAGAAGGCCTGAAGTTCGTCTATATAGGAAATATTGGGGCTTCCGGCGACCCAAACACCCGCTGCCCAAACTGCGGGGCCGTAGCTGTCTCGAGATTCGGATACAGAGCGCGCGTAGAAAATGTAACCCAGGATGGCAAATGCTCAAAGTGCGGGGCAGAGCTTGGAATAGTAATCAAGGCTTAA